The DNA window TCCACAGCCCCCTTGAGCATACCCTGAAATCATAGTACTCCACGAAATAATATCTCTTCTGGACAACCCTTGAAACACAGTTGAAGCCAAATCTAGCTGCCAGCATTTCGAATACATGGCCATAATTGAATTGGCCACAGACAAAGAATCCACTAGACCTAGACGTATAACATGTGCATGCAATTGTTCACCCCATTCAATTCTTCCAAGAGTAGCACAACCAGAAATGACAGCTGCAAAAGTGAACTCATTAGGACGTACATCTGTTTCTCGCATTCTTCTAAATGCTTTAACAGCATTTTCCTCCTGACCTATCTGCACATTCGACATTATAATCGTCGTCCACGAAACCACATCCCTTTGTGTCATGCTTTCAAACAACCGCAAACCATAATCCAATTTCCCACACTTATTATACATTGTAGCAAGAGTGTTAGCCACAAAAGACACTGCAATAAAACCTTTCTTCAATGTTTGACAATGAATCTCCCTCCCATAATTCAAAGCACCAGAATCAGCACATGCCTTTAACGCACTAGAAAACGTGTAGGTATCACACCCTACCTTTTGTATCCACATATCAGAGAAATAAGCCAAAGCCTCCTTATTATAACCGGCACGAACAAGCCCAGCTATTATAGCAGTCCAAGATACTACATTCCTCAAAGGCATCTCTTTAAACACAATACAACCTTCTTCAACTCTACCAATTTTCATGTACATATCCACAAGTGCACTCCCTACAAAAACTGAGTTAACAAAATCAGTTTTAACCGAATACCCATGTAATGACTCACCAAAGCTCACACTCATATTAAGCCCACAAGCTTTGAGTGCAAGACTAAGAATAAAGGGATCCATGTGGAGACCCGGCTCAACCCacattttagaaaacaaagacAAGGCTTCTGTCGTGTTCATACCATTGACATAACCAGAAATTATAGTAGTCCATGAAATTTCGTCTCTTTGAAGCATTTTATCAAACAGTTGACGTGCATTGTTTAAATGACCTGTTTTCACTAGATTCTTCAAAACTAAGTTGATTTCTTGCATGTTTAAGTGATTTTCGATCTGGGTTTTCGGGTGTGAGGCTTCTGGTTTTGGACAAGAGACGACGAGGTATCTGTAATCTGTGCAAACCATGGTTGATACTGCACATAGTCTTCTAACATGAGACCGGACTGAGAGAAGCATGTTTCTGTAGGAAAAGAAGTAGCCGTGCCAAGCACTAGACTAGCCCGCGGTTAATTACTAGTAGTTAACATTTAACGTTAGATATTATAGTATTAattacttgtgtttttttttaatattaaaataataatttttattttttcaaatttatttttaatatcaatgtattaaaacaattttaaaatataaaaaaataaaatataaaaaacaaataaaatttttgacaGCCGATTTGAGCCGTATTCTGACTCCTTTAATTCCGAGAGTCAACCTGCACTCCCGGGCACAAATTAACTTATATTCAGACTTGATAGGCCCACTGGGCCCTGGAGATAATTTGTGAGCGAAAATACAGGGGATTATTACCATCTTCTGTAGTGGTTTTGCACAGAGATGATCATAACCACCCTGTATGTATGGGATAAATCACTGCTTTCATCTCATCACAGCTACTAAAAACTACACCTGTGTTATTACCTCTtcctgattttgattttgatttaaaaaaaaataacctggtcgatcaaattttaattttttttgtttatcattaatttatttatattttcaaaaaattttgatatactaatataaaaaataattttaaaaattaaaaaaaaaatatatttcaaaaaacaaacagcCACTAATATACTTTCAAACACCCCTTAAAATTGGAAAgcattgatgatgatgttgatggATTCAAATCAGGTGTTAAGCACGCCTCAAGCTTGTTTATGGCAACAAATAGCACAACAGACGGcgaaaaaagaataaacataGCCACCTGAATATAGATTTAGGGCATTCggaaattgaaagaaacaaaatttcttgTATAACTAGTCATTCATACAAAATTGCATGGTCAAGGCCTGAGAGACGGGgtttttttagagattttttttcttcttgtgtttATGAGTATCATCCCcgtcttttccttctctcttcatTCCACCTTTGCGACCTCTCCTCGGCCCCTGAAACCAAAATAAAGCATTATAAGCTTAGCATTTCCAACCACtatttaatttgactttgaaaTGAACCAAGGATTCATGGTTGAAGATGAACGTATATTACCTCAGCAGAGAAAGACTTGAGGGGGTCTTTGCTTTTTCTGAAGTTTCTCTTTGGTCCTTGGCGGCGACCAGAGTTGTTGTTTCCCATTGCAGCTCTCGCAAGCTTAACCATCTTGCTTGCTTCCTTGGTTGTTGCATCCAATAAGTAGTCAGGCACATCAGAAAGATGTGGAGCAGGGGGCTTCTTGCTCAGAACTTTGTCATGTTTTAGAAGATCTGTTCCAATACAAATTCAAAGCTAAGAACTTGGACAAGTAGTGAGGTGAGGGAAGCAGGACAGTCAAAATAGACAAAATTAGTAAGTGCATCACCTAAATCCCTTGGATTGACTTCAAAATGAGCCTTCAACCTACAcaagaaaacataaattgaaaacaaaaggtcaaTGCTCGCATACAAGTTCAACAGATGTTTCATAACAACTAAAAATCTCGGAAAGATGAAAATGAGTAAGAAATTGGACAGAGGAAAGCATATACTCACTTTTCAGAGTTAAGAATTTCATTTCTCAAATCCTGAGCTCGTGCTTCTCTGACAGCAATTTTTGTCACACTCTTTGCTGTGTCCTGCAAAATTAATCTCTACCCATTAATTATGACCTTTGCTTCTTTTGGATGTAATGTGTCCAAATTTGCCCCGATACAACAAAATCATATCCAAAATTTAAGGTAAGGACAACAACCGAAAGTTGGACAGGAACACCAGTTTAAAAAGGAGACCAAATCACAGGAAGCAACCATGATCACCAAGACTTCACCTAGATTTCACATGCACCATTCATTGAAGAATCTAGGAAGATCacaggaagagaaaaaaaaaaaaaaaaagcataccCTTCTAATGGTATGCTTTgtaaggaggaaaaaaaatgaggaaaaagcTATTCTGAAAGATAAGAGTGAAACATCCAAGAGAACTAAAACACACATGCGCTTCTTTTTTTTGGGCTACAAGGGAGATGCTGGAACCTGAGACCACTTAGGGGGAGGGGAATAGATGCCAGTCATTGGCCTCAAATGGACTTCAGCATACACCTACCACagcttgacaaaaaaaaaaaaacactccaaCACACCATCCTCTTCTTAGCGGACATCACATCAACAACGAAAACTCAGTCTTGTATCTTTTATGATCCAGAATAAAAGTAACGTGATTAAGTGAGGGAATCAAAACAATCACCTCGGCCCTGTACCGTAAAGACTCCACTGCATTCTTTGTGAGCAAAGGATATGGAGAAATAACATTCGATTCATTGTTTTCGTCATCCCCTAAAAAGGATTTTATTTCTTCGAGAATTTCCATCTCATCTGGAGAAACCTATCAACAGATCAAGAATCAGAATGGCTAAGTATTGGAaaagccatatatatatatatattcatagtTTCATATCAACAAACAGAGgagagaataagaaaataaaaacataacttattcatctatacaaaacaATTACTATATCTTATGCATGGACAGGTCTAAAGTCATTCTGCTCGGATCTCAATAAATCTTAATCCTCTGCGTCAACTCACCAGAGAAACAGAAGAACCAGTACTGTAAGCTCTTCCAGTACGTCCAATTCGATGTACATATCCGGTGGCACTTAGAGGCATATCATAATTTATAACCTGAAATGAGAGAAGGGGGTGGGGGCAAGAAAAGGCCCCCACATATTAATAAAAGCACACCCagaaatataaaaaggaaaggaatgTTGGTTGAACACAATATTTAGCTATAATAATTAAACCATCTACAATGAAAATAATGCAGATCACCCCTATACATAACTAAACCAGCAAAAAACTAGCATAAGAAACATAGAAGACAAAAATGATCTTTATGGGTGATATAATAATAGTCAATAGTTTCTAGCATAACCTAAATCATACACTCCTGTGATGCCACAATGggctaaatattagaaaagtagTTTGTAGAAATTGGCCATCATGTCAACTaactattaaattcaaaatttggcATTTTAGGACATTGAGTATATGATTGGGAGTCCAATCCAATAAGCATGAGTAGATGACCTCATTAGTTTAATGCAAATTATAGGCCCCAGATTCTCTTCCTCCCATTCTTTCAAGTGATTTGATTAAAAGAAAACCCGATCTGAAAATATGTTATTGCTAAAAAAATGTGTGGTAATTTAAATCAAGACTAACACAAAAATGATGAAGGGAGAATAGAAACcatcaaaacttttaatttaaactaaaaatcattttatacatCAGGTGAAAGCAACCAAAAGATGGTTAATCTGTTTGCTAACTTGATAGGAATGTTCATTCAAACCCCCTGTGACATGAAGTTATTTGCAAAGATGAAAACATACAAACATTGTAGCCCAAGTCATCAGATTTCCATAGCATCTCAGacacaaaaaagtaaaaatttcaAACATGAGAATCTATGAATGAACCTCTTAAGTCTATTTTCTAAACAGATCATCATCCAAAATAGATGAAACAGCACAGATACAACAGTCCAATAGAATATAATACTACAGCCTGCAGAACTGCAGCAACAAAacctatccaaaaaaaaaatcattagcttACCGTGTGTACATTTTTGAAGTCAATTCCCCTCACCACTCCAAATTCTGAGTCCAACTTTTGCTTGGCATgcttttttgattttcttgtctcAGCAAGACTTCCCTCGTTggctttttccttttcttttgtttctctgTCATCCGTTgcaatcaaataatcaaaaagCCCAGCATTGAATTCCTGAAAACAAGCAGCATAGGAGGCAAAATGAgctacttttaaaaacaataaccaaaattTTGGTCATAAAACCCATACTTGGAACCTTCAAACCTCAAACCATCATTCGACCTTGGCTTactatttgtgttttaaattttcaGAAATTGTGAACCTAACATACCTCTAGGATATGGAGACGAGAATTCTGCGGCAACTCAGCATTTAAAACAGCAGACTTTATTCCAAACTGTGGAAAAATAACCAAGGACATCAATATGGGATGAAGATACTAAACCAAGAGCATTACAAGAAATAACACAACTACATTAGAGCAGCATGTGGAGATTAATAGTTCCACCCAATGAGAATAgtagtgaaaataaaaacaagtaataAACAAAATTCGATGCCTAGCCTTCATTAGTCTGTCTACAACATAAGGCAAATCAGCACTTTTCCGTCACAGCGATCTtgaaaccccccccccccccccccgggaACATAAATAcgaatttcaattaattttgatgtaGAGCTTCCAATCACCGATGCATGTCATATTGAGACACAGATCCATTATTGGTAAAGATAAAGATTGCAGAGGATTGGTTATATAATATTGCAAAAATGGTAACAGAGATGCAATTAAGACTACACAATCAATGATAAATGAGATTGCATTTCATCCTACTAAATTAGCCAAAATCAACAGCAAATTACATCtcgattattttttatgtagagCTTCCAATTACTGATGCACTTCTAATATTGAGACACAGATCCaaaattgataaagataaagattgtACAGGGTTGGTAATATAATATTGCAAAAAAAAGGTAGACTATATCCCAGGTCAAAGCTTTTTGACTACACAAAGTCCAACATTTCACATCATTGGTGCAACACCTCACCCATACAATATCCAATATCTCAACAAAGAGACAAGTTCCTATGTATCAGCagcaattattttaaaaatgaatgatgaattaaaataattcaatggaTGCCCAGTAAAGTAGTCAGAGACTGAGAATACCTTctctaaaaacaatttcaatctgAAACTCATATCAATGGCATTAGTAAATATCAAAACTTTTTTCTGAACCAGATCCAGCTTCAAAAGAGCAAGAATATGAACTAACTTGTCACGATCACCACATGAAACCTGAAAAAGATATGAAAGAGTTGTAAAGCTCATTGATACCCTTGTTCAACCATATATTACGAGGCTC is part of the Populus trichocarpa isolate Nisqually-1 chromosome 7, P.trichocarpa_v4.1, whole genome shotgun sequence genome and encodes:
- the LOC7495491 gene encoding putative pentatricopeptide repeat-containing protein At3g47840, which produces MLLSVRSHVRRLCAVSTMVCTDYRYLVVSCPKPEASHPKTQIENHLNMQEINLVLKNLVKTGHLNNARQLFDKMLQRDEISWTTIISGYVNGMNTTEALSLFSKMWVEPGLHMDPFILSLALKACGLNMSVSFGESLHGYSVKTDFVNSVFVGSALVDMYMKIGRVEEGCIVFKEMPLRNVVSWTAIIAGLVRAGYNKEALAYFSDMWIQKVGCDTYTFSSALKACADSGALNYGREIHCQTLKKGFIAVSFVANTLATMYNKCGKLDYGLRLFESMTQRDVVSWTTIIMSNVQIGQEENAVKAFRRMRETDVRPNEFTFAAVISGCATLGRIEWGEQLHAHVIRLGLVDSLSVANSIMAMYSKCWQLDLASTVFQGLSRRDIISWSTMISGYAQGGCGEEAFDYLSWMRREGPRPNEFAFASVLSVCGNMAILEQGKQLHAHVLCVGLEQNTMVQSALINMYSKCGSIKEASKIFDEAEYNNIVSWTAMINGYAEHGYSQEAIDLFKKLPKVGLRPDSVTFIAVLAACSHAGLVDLGFHYFNSLSKVHQICPSKDHYGCMIDLLCRAGRLNDAESMIQSMPFQRDDVVWSTLLRACRIHGDVDCGKRAAEKILQLDPNCAVTHITLANMYAAKGKWKEAAEVRKMMKSKGVVKEPGWSWIKFKDRVSAFVSGDRSHPEGEYIYDVLDLLASQAEMHMQEMDFLLNEVQESQR
- the LOC7480138 gene encoding DEAD-box ATP-dependent RNA helicase 16, which gives rise to MVKADKTKEKKEKESEHKQEIQLNEEPDVVEEEDDEAQSFEELGLDPRLIRALNKKEISIAEPTPIQRAAIPLILQGKDVVARAKTGSGKTLAYLLPLLQKLLSTADSNRKKLSPSAFILVPSGELCQQVYKEVSSLIDSCKAQLKVVQLTSNMPASDLRNALAGPPDILVSTPSCVAKSLSVGVLKSESINDSLEILVLDEADLLLSFGYEEDLKALTALVPRRCQCLLMSATSSADVDKLKKLVLHNPYVLTLPEVEGVKDEVIPKNVQQFWVSCGDRDKLVHILALLKLDLVQKKVLIFTNAIDMSFRLKLFLEKFGIKSAVLNAELPQNSRLHILEEFNAGLFDYLIATDDRETKEKEKANEGSLAETRKSKKHAKQKLDSEFGVVRGIDFKNVHTVINYDMPLSATGYVHRIGRTGRAYSTGSSVSLVSPDEMEILEEIKSFLGDDENNESNVISPYPLLTKNAVESLRYRAEDTAKSVTKIAVREARAQDLRNEILNSEKLKAHFEVNPRDLDLLKHDKVLSKKPPAPHLSDVPDYLLDATTKEASKMVKLARAAMGNNNSGRRQGPKRNFRKSKDPLKSFSAEGPRRGRKGGMKREGKDGDDTHKHKKKKNL